The Ancylothrix sp. D3o genome window below encodes:
- a CDS encoding DUF5895 domain-containing protein — MTKTTQDNQAIQGNQVIQGNQAIQGNQAIQGNQTNQLLPSDQLNEVVTGTEFDEFCSPDFIDPNGRLPRIQAVRGEDPKQFGYFVPIAEMAKAGWSDFDESQITEYTFQSGVNEKGLLLQNPRMLVCPKSPVLAVDRLQTKETQSTVILGEYRHYKGQENVTNVQFFQIFLLNEKNEPLHQIPLIYKAKGTNQASFSVNWQQFCTDFNTCFSIANQHLGVSPKPKNNMFNS; from the coding sequence ATGACCAAAACCACACAGGATAATCAAGCAATTCAAGGTAATCAAGTAATTCAAGGTAATCAAGCAATCCAAGGTAATCAAGCAATCCAAGGTAATCAGACAAACCAATTGTTACCGAGCGATCAACTAAATGAAGTTGTAACCGGCACCGAATTTGATGAATTCTGTAGTCCAGATTTCATCGACCCGAATGGCCGGCTACCACGCATTCAGGCAGTCCGAGGAGAAGACCCCAAACAATTCGGTTATTTTGTACCAATCGCTGAAATGGCAAAAGCCGGTTGGTCTGATTTCGATGAATCTCAAATCACCGAATACACCTTTCAATCAGGAGTAAATGAAAAGGGATTATTGCTACAAAATCCTCGGATGCTCGTCTGTCCAAAATCACCAGTATTAGCCGTAGATCGGCTGCAAACAAAGGAAACCCAAAGTACGGTGATTCTTGGGGAATACCGACACTACAAAGGTCAGGAGAATGTAACAAATGTTCAGTTTTTCCAGATTTTCCTGCTCAATGAGAAAAACGAGCCACTCCACCAAATCCCGCTAATCTACAAAGCAAAAGGGACAAACCAGGCATCATTCTCAGTAAACTGGCAACAATTTTGTACCGATTTTAACACCTGCTTCTCAATAGCTAACCAACACCTGGGAGTATCGCCTAAACCAAAGAATAATATGTTTAACTC
- a CDS encoding DUF4262 domain-containing protein has product MANKSNIFYLRIAAGNYEYATDILADYMRTAGYTAALDLVESIQKHPAFSVRSQYEKTIGAGVFLKAQLQLNPPILQKIANNVLSRGYHLINVLGDSRKEQPTVTYSVGLFHSFCHPEIVMFGVPRELSNVVLDTLIKTWVIEQKQGFMAGETYRGLTNRPAEFTIIPQNLVDSHLTGCRWFYSNSEFPVLECIWGTQPAKLPKVS; this is encoded by the coding sequence ATGGCTAACAAAAGCAACATTTTTTACCTGAGAATTGCAGCCGGTAACTATGAATATGCCACCGATATTCTGGCTGACTACATGAGGACTGCCGGTTATACCGCAGCCCTAGATTTAGTTGAAAGTATCCAGAAACATCCAGCCTTTTCTGTCCGCAGTCAGTACGAGAAAACAATTGGCGCCGGTGTTTTCTTAAAAGCTCAACTTCAATTAAATCCACCAATTCTCCAGAAAATAGCCAATAACGTATTAAGCCGGGGTTATCACTTAATCAACGTATTAGGCGATTCTCGGAAAGAGCAACCAACTGTTACCTATAGCGTTGGTTTGTTCCATAGTTTCTGCCATCCAGAGATAGTGATGTTTGGTGTGCCACGAGAATTATCAAACGTCGTACTCGATACCTTAATAAAGACCTGGGTGATTGAGCAGAAGCAAGGTTTCATGGCCGGTGAAACTTACAGGGGTTTAACCAACAGGCCGGCAGAATTCACCATTATTCCTCAAAACTTAGTAGACAGCCATCTCACCGGCTGCCGTTGGTTTTATTCAAACTCTGAATTCCCAGTATTGGAATGTATTTGGGGAACCCAACCAGCAAAACTACCAAAGGTTTCTTAG